CCATGAAATTCGGCCTAAATTTTTAAGCAATCACACGCATTATTCGCCTACCGATCCGGATGCTAAAAATAAGCGTAAAGCCCCGAAAAGCCCGCCAGCTAAACTATTCGGGGCAGTTGGCCGTTGACGATGCGCACCATGTCATAACGGGAGCTTGCGCCAGCACATCGGGCAGCAAAGACAGTGCCATTTTTGGCGAAATCATGAACCAAACCATCGCAAATTTCAAAGAAAACGGCTTGGAAATGGAAGAGGTTTTGGCCGATGCGGGTTACAGCAGTGGCGAGTTTGCAGTATTGCGAGGCGCATCATATCAACGCATACATTCCAAATTTTGGGCAGTACAAACCCCAACGCGAGGGCTTTGTTTTCAACAAAAAACTCAACCGCTACCGATGTGTAAAGGGCGGCAACAAGGCTATTTTGACCTTCAAAGGCACAAAAACCGACAGCAAAGGCTACACCAAAAACGTTTATCGCAGCAGCGAAAGCGATTGTGGCAAATGCCCCCTCAGAGCCTTGTGTTGCGGTGCGGTAAGCAAATTCAAAAATTAGACGACAGCATTCACAAACCCTGTACGACAAGATGCCGCAAACTCAACAAAGACAAAAACTACACCCGATTTTTTAACCAAACGCCGAAGCTCAACCGTTGAGCCGGTGCTGGGAACGCTTATCAATCATCACAACATGAAACGAGTGAATGCACGAGAATAGCCAAGCCAATAAACACGTTTTAATGGCGGCTTTGAGCTATAATTTGAAGAAACTGTTAAAATTTATCCGGAAAATGCCCAAAATGTACGCTCAAATGCCCCAGTACCTGCCAAATTGGGCAGCAGGTATTGGTTTCTTCAAAATTCACTTTATTGGGCTTAATTAGGTTCATTTTAAGGCATTCAAAAAAAGGAACTTCCATTTATTTGTCCCGAAATTAAGACTTGCCTAAAACGCGGCAAATGTAGCTACGGCGGGCATTTTAGCCCAAAAACCCGCTTTGTAAAGGGAGGGTTGTGCAACGGTTACCCGTGTTACCTGCTGCCCTATTGTTCGTCCGAAGAATATGTAATTTCATGCTTCGCTGTCATTCTATCAGATGATTGTTAGTTTAAAATGGTTTGGTTGTCTATTATACCAACGAATTGTCTGGGAACAAGCTTCTTTCATAAAGAGGTTTAGTGTTGCAATGTCCGCACCCTCACATTCGTTTCCACTGGTCTCGTAATTTGATTTAGCATGAACAACTTTGTTTCTTGTTGCATATATTATTTTACCAACCATATTTCCTGCTGTTGTGATTTTTTGTTTGTCAATTGAATAATTGATTGTTTTTTCGGCAAGATGTTTTTTCACTTTCGTTTTTATGCTGTCGGGAAGCAATTCAAAAATTCCCAAAAAGTCAAAGCAAGTTGAGAAGGTGGATTTTATTAGGTCTTCATCATTGAACTTTTCTCTCATGGCCTTTGCTAGCTCAAAAATTGAACGGATGTAATCACCATCTTCAAAGAGAACTTTTGGTGCATCAAGTTTTTTTCGCATCAATTCGTTTGCTTCAATGTTTACAGCAATAGGGGCAAAGTGTTCAAGTATTTTATAAAAGTTTAAAAACTTTAGTTCTTCTTCTTGTATTTGAATAGCGGATACAAACAGTCGCATACCTTCGTTATAAACCTCTAACTCTCGTAACTGTCCTTGCCCTACTGCTTCCTCCTCTAAATCCTCATAGTCGTTAATTGGATTTCTGATTTCCGAAAATCGTAATGCAATTCCTGTGCTGTCAGCAATTTCAAAAATGAATGACTTAACAATATCAAGTTCCTGTTCAGCAGTCAGTATTTTATCCCCAGAATTATACTTTAGCTCAACAGCAAGGTAAGGCGAAACTGTTCCCCAATAATCCCTATCGTATTCATCAAGTTCAATGGCGGCTAATCCAATAATGAAATTGTCTTTTACTAAGTTTATTTCAATATCGTTTGGAAGATTAAGTTTTAAGTTATGGGTGTAGCGAATGATTTGGTCTTGGTATGTATCGGTTGTTTCAACAATGTAATACCTGAGCAACTTTGTCTTAATAATTGAGTTGTCAGTAATTTTAATGTGTGGAATTTCGTCTGCAATTTTTAAAAATGCTTCCGTTGTTATTTCTGGTTTATCTTCTTCGCCAGGGAAGTAAAAATCAGGGATTTCATAATCACCATCAACAAACTCGTCTATGTCTTCTACTTTCAACTCATAATCGTCCGCATAATCAGCAAACCAATCATACTTATTGAGTAGAAAGTCAATGGTCTCTTTGATTTTTTCTAATTGTTGTCTGTTTAATTTCATACAGTTAATTTGAGGTTAGCAGTGCCCTCAATTAGGGTTGCAGGTAACGTTTTGCAGCTTGCCGAAGGCGGGGCTTAGAAGCACAAAACTGTCTGCCAGCACAAAGATAATTAAATGCACAAAACTTTATATTACCACTGTCGCCCCGCTTTTGGCAAGGTGCTGTTAGCCGCTGTGGTTCTGTCCTTCGTTGCTTTGTCCTGTCGTGTCTGCACTGTATTGGTGCGTTGGCTTGGTGGCTCTTTTGCATTTTTTAGTTGGCTCTGTGCGTTTGGCAAAAATGCAAATGTGCCACCAAATGCGTTGGATTTAAAATAATTGTCTTAACTCATTATATCTGTCCCAACTGTAATTCCCTTTTCCATCTAATGAATTTTTATTGTAAATCCTTGTGAGTGCTCTGTTGTTTCCAATGTTCTGAATAATTGTCGTGTTGTTGTTTATTAACTCAATTTCAGAATAAAGATGCCATTCAGTTAGTTGTGCTAAATATTCCGGTGTTGTTCTATTTGCTCCATCACTTAGAAATTGAAACTTCTCTAAAAACGAAGTTGTGGAAACAGTATTGATAATGGCTAATATTTCTTCCATTGTATTCTGTTGACCAGAAAGTAAATCCCATAGTTCATTGGCAACCAGAGATTCGTTAGTCGCAAAATATTTATTCATGTTGATAATAGAGCCAAGAAATCGTGGCTTGTTGTAACTTGTAACAGCTTCATTGGCCGGATTTACAGTTGGGTCAAATGGAAAGCCTATATAAAAATGAATTTGTTTGCCTGGGAAGTGATTATAAAGTGCTGCCTTGCCTTCAAGAATTTTTTGTTTTTCGCCTTTCATTTCTCCTGAATTCGGCTTAACCGATTTTAGTTCAATGGCGATAACACTTGAAGCATCTTCAATAAAAACATCAGCGGAAAAGTCCATTGCATTTATGGTAGCATCATTGTATTGTGCAAAAAGCAAAGCGTTTTCAGCGTTAAGATTTGGAGTTGAAGTGGTATTGCTCAAGTCTGCAATTATTTGAGCAATATGATTTCTTTGACTTTGGGTTATTGGTAAGTTACCAAGTCGCTTTGAAGTATATTCTCTTTTTTCACCATTGCTTAAATGGTGAGCAACATTTTCAAAGAACGTTTGCCCTAAGGTTGTATTTAAACCTTGTAGCCAACTACTAAGACTTATGAAAAATGGTGTGTCTGAAACTTTACCATTTAGTTTGTCTGAAAATGCTCTTAAAAATGATTCGTGAAATGGAGCATTTCTGTTGTTTGACGCATCTTCTGGGAAACTCTCAAATCGAGTTACTAAGGTTTTTATAACCTCAATTGATATTTTTTCTTTTTGCTTATTTGACAATGCCATATTATTCGGTTATAAATTCATTAAGTGTTTTTGTAAATTTTAATTCAAAATTCGAAAAGACTTGCTCACCTCTTTGGACTTTATCAACAGTTTTGTAAAGAATCTTTTCCTTCTCTCTTGTATCTAAATTAGTCAAGTTGGAATAATCCTTAACTACTATTTCAATTAGGTAGTCGATAATTGAATGAAAAGCGGTCTCATTTTTTGAAATTTTGAAATGCCGCGAAACAATATTGTTTATTAATTCATTTTGCTTTAACAATTCTTCTCCATCAAGCTCTTCGAAGTTTTTCTTATTCTTTTCTTTCCTAAAATATCTTTCAATATTATCTATATCAAGGTCTTTGCAAATAAATTTATAAAATAGATATAGCAGATGGAATCGTAGTTTTTTATTTTCTGGGTGTTTTTCGTCAAGATAATCATCTAGGATTTTATAAACCGATGTAGTTACTTGATAAAGTTTAATAAATCTATCTTCGAAAATAATGTCAATTAAGTCGCTTGTGGTTTTATCAAAGTAGCCCGAAACTTTATGAGGCATATATAAAAGTGTTGAAAATATTGCCCTTAGGATATCATTTATGTTCACTATGTAATCAAAGTCACCCAATCCGCCTTCTGATATGGAGTTTTGACGCTTGTATGTAAATGAACTATTAAGAAATTTATTCTTACTAAAAACATCTTCTAAGTCTTTTTGAATATTTGTAATTGAAACCAAATCTTTTTCTGAAATGCCGTTTTGGCTATTTGTTCTTATGGTTATTTTTTCATATTCATCGTCACTGGCAATTATTATTTTTACTGGAACTTTTACCAAGTCAATATTTTTTGAGTTGGATTTAAAAATATTATAAATGCTATTTGCAGTCTGACAACCATTAACAATGTTTACAGGAGAAACAATAAAATTTTCAACTGCGGGTTTTATATCCTTCGTTGTTATTGTTAAGCCATTATTATATAGATGAAACTTTGTTGGTTCGTTAGATAAAGTTGTTTCAATTTTCTCATTTACTTCAGTTGGTCCCAGATAAAGACGAATGTTATTTTTAAAAACATCTGGATATAACACTCTCATGTTATTATCCTTCTTCGGAGCAATACAGTCAAGAAGTTCTCTTGCAGTTACAAACCCAATCAAATACGTCTCTTTATCTAACCTGCAATTATCCTTATTTATTATGAGTTTATATTCGTTTGAGTTGAATTGTTCAAATAGCTCATTTAATTTTTTGGAGCCTTCTAAATGAATAATAACATTGCCAAATGCAGCATATTGATTTTTAAGAAACTCAATATCCGAATTCCAATCCTTTCTGAGATTTGCAATATCGTTTTCATCTTTTTCAGTATAAAATGTCAAAACAAAAGAAGCTTCTAATTCGGGGTCTTCCTTAATCTTTGATATAAAATTTGCTAGACGAAGCAATTCTTTTTGATATCCAGATATGCCTTCACCTTTTATAACCTTGATTGGAATATTTACAAAATTTATAAAGTCACCAATTTTAGCATTTGTGCTCTTTTTAGTCTGAATAAGGTGAAATTCAATTTTATGATTATTATCCTTTATCGCTTTTATAACTTCTTCGATATTGTCTTCGAGAGAAAATATTTTATTCCCTATGAGCAGGAAAAAGGCATCACCTCCTTGTGCAGTTCCAAGTGAAATTTCTTTACCAATTTTCTGTTTTGCATTATAGGATTGGCTGGAATATTCCCAACAATGAAGAGAATTTACAAACCATTCAAACTTAACACTCGGATTTTTTGATTTATCTTTTTTATCAAAATTAGCTTCTATAAACTTGTCAGTGTATCTCTCTATTTTTTGCTTCATTAATTACTTATCTTTTAAATGAAAAATTATCTCAGCATAAGCACCTTTATCTTTTTCAGTTCGGTTTAATACTGGTCGTTTATATTGATTAACTATATGCATACCGGCATTTTCTGCAATGGTCGGATACATATTGTATTTGTCGTTTGCTACAAGGAAAATATCATAATCGTCAACGAGATATTTTTTTGCGTTATTCAAAACATCACTAAGCCCTTGAATGTAGCTTTGTTTCGCTTCTCGTCCTTGTCCTTTGAAAAGTGGTCCGATTTCTAATTCGTCTTTTCGTTCAAAGCCAAACAAATCATAAGCATATGCGTGTTGCTCGTGATAGTCAATTAAACCAACATAAGGTGGTGATGAAAAAATTCCTTTGATTTTTTGTTTCTCCACAAGTTTTGCAAAATCAGGATTGATTTTATTAAGTCCTTCTACAATGTCAATGTTTCTGCTGTCACCTGTCAAGCAAGTGTGAAATGTGTCTTTTCTTAGCTTGTCATACTGAGCTAATCTTTTTACAGTGTCCTTTGAATATGTTTCCCACCATTTAAGAATTGAAAACAATGGCTTACACATTTTTCCATGTTTACCGCAGTAATATGTTGCCGTGATTGGTTCTAGTAATGTCGCTAAGTCAGCATGTGTAGTTGCTCTGCAACTTCTAATTGTGCGACTTAGAATAACGCTAACAATTTTTTTTGTGTCGGGATTTTTAATCTTTTTGATTTCATCAAACACAAACTGAATTTCATCTCGAATGTGTTGAGTATACCATTTGTCAAGGAACGAATCTTCTTTGTCTTGACGCAATTTTATTTTATACTCCTTTACGAGTTTATCAAAAGTTGGCAAAAATTCCTTTTCCTTTTCTTCACCATAAGTCTTTTCGTCAATCTCCTTCCTTTTTACTTTGTATTTGTATTCCGGAACTGGAAAATACTTGTTGTTGAAAACATACAACTCTTTTAAAAGTCTGTCTTCAAATTCAAGCGTTTTGTGGTCTGCTAAAAATGATTTTAATGCTTTAGATATTCTGTCTATTTCAGTTTGAACATCAACAAGGTTATATTTTGTAACCTTACAATTACCAATCATTGCATTAAATGCAGAAACATCATTGCCAACTGCATGAATTCCTAACTCACAAGCTTGAACCATTGTAGTTCCACTTCCTGAAAATGGGTCGTAAACAATGTCTCCGGGCTTGAAATAAACTTCCTTCTTGAATTTGTCGGTGTGGTTGTCAAGAAAATATTCAACTAACTGCGGAATAAATTTTCCTTTGTATGGATGAAGTCTGTGAACGTGTTTTGTAGTCTCGGCTTCCTTGTATTGTTCAAATGATAAAGCCCAGTTCAAATCTTCACCAAGCTGTTCTTTCCATTCTTCTTGTCTCGATTTTTTTTGGTCTTTGTAATATTCAATCAGTTCTTCTTTGATTACTTGTGTAGAACCATTGTCACCTATTTTTTTTATCCTGCCGTATTGGATAAGATAGGAAATGTTAGAAGTAGTAACATTTTTGTCCAAATATTCTGTCGCCCACTGGCTTGCTTCTTTTATTGATAGTAATTCTGCCATTTTATTTGTTTTTAGTTACTCCGTATTTAATTGTTTTTTCAGCAACTTTGAGTGCTTGAATTCCCAAGTCTTCGTCTTGAATTTCGTAAAGAATTTTCTCACTCAAATATTGAATAAGCAAGGATTCTTTGTCGAGTTCAAGTATGTCAGCCAACTTAGTAATTTGTTCTCTTGTGGCTTTTCTCTCTCCACGTTCAATTTTACTGAGTATAGCTGTGTCAATGTCGAGTTGAGCAGAAACGTGTCGCAATAGCAACCCTTTTTTCTCTCTTTTCTCTCTGATTATTTCTCCGGTCGTTTTCAATTTGAAAATATTAACTTGACAATATTTGTCAAATGTAAAAAGACTTTTTGATTTGGTCGCAATAAACTTTAAAGATTTTATCAACAGTCTGCAAAC
This DNA window, taken from Sphingobacteriales bacterium, encodes the following:
- a CDS encoding TdeIII family type II restriction endonuclease; this translates as MALSNKQKEKISIEVIKTLVTRFESFPEDASNNRNAPFHESFLRAFSDKLNGKVSDTPFFISLSSWLQGLNTTLGQTFFENVAHHLSNGEKREYTSKRLGNLPITQSQRNHIAQIIADLSNTTSTPNLNAENALLFAQYNDATINAMDFSADVFIEDASSVIAIELKSVKPNSGEMKGEKQKILEGKAALYNHFPGKQIHFYIGFPFDPTVNPANEAVTSYNKPRFLGSIINMNKYFATNESLVANELWDLLSGQQNTMEEILAIINTVSTTSFLEKFQFLSDGANRTTPEYLAQLTEWHLYSEIELINNNTTIIQNIGNNRALTRIYNKNSLDGKGNYSWDRYNELRQLF
- a CDS encoding AIPR family protein codes for the protein MKQKIERYTDKFIEANFDKKDKSKNPSVKFEWFVNSLHCWEYSSQSYNAKQKIGKEISLGTAQGGDAFFLLIGNKIFSLEDNIEEVIKAIKDNNHKIEFHLIQTKKSTNAKIGDFINFVNIPIKVIKGEGISGYQKELLRLANFISKIKEDPELEASFVLTFYTEKDENDIANLRKDWNSDIEFLKNQYAAFGNVIIHLEGSKKLNELFEQFNSNEYKLIINKDNCRLDKETYLIGFVTARELLDCIAPKKDNNMRVLYPDVFKNNIRLYLGPTEVNEKIETTLSNEPTKFHLYNNGLTITTKDIKPAVENFIVSPVNIVNGCQTANSIYNIFKSNSKNIDLVKVPVKIIIASDDEYEKITIRTNSQNGISEKDLVSITNIQKDLEDVFSKNKFLNSSFTYKRQNSISEGGLGDFDYIVNINDILRAIFSTLLYMPHKVSGYFDKTTSDLIDIIFEDRFIKLYQVTTSVYKILDDYLDEKHPENKKLRFHLLYLFYKFICKDLDIDNIERYFRKEKNKKNFEELDGEELLKQNELINNIVSRHFKISKNETAFHSIIDYLIEIVVKDYSNLTNLDTREKEKILYKTVDKVQRGEQVFSNFELKFTKTLNEFITE
- a CDS encoding site-specific DNA-methyltransferase, translating into MAELLSIKEASQWATEYLDKNVTTSNISYLIQYGRIKKIGDNGSTQVIKEELIEYYKDQKKSRQEEWKEQLGEDLNWALSFEQYKEAETTKHVHRLHPYKGKFIPQLVEYFLDNHTDKFKKEVYFKPGDIVYDPFSGSGTTMVQACELGIHAVGNDVSAFNAMIGNCKVTKYNLVDVQTEIDRISKALKSFLADHKTLEFEDRLLKELYVFNNKYFPVPEYKYKVKRKEIDEKTYGEEKEKEFLPTFDKLVKEYKIKLRQDKEDSFLDKWYTQHIRDEIQFVFDEIKKIKNPDTKKIVSVILSRTIRSCRATTHADLATLLEPITATYYCGKHGKMCKPLFSILKWWETYSKDTVKRLAQYDKLRKDTFHTCLTGDSRNIDIVEGLNKINPDFAKLVEKQKIKGIFSSPPYVGLIDYHEQHAYAYDLFGFERKDELEIGPLFKGQGREAKQSYIQGLSDVLNNAKKYLVDDYDIFLVANDKYNMYPTIAENAGMHIVNQYKRPVLNRTEKDKGAYAEIIFHLKDK
- a CDS encoding helix-turn-helix transcriptional regulator, which translates into the protein MKTTGEIIREKREKKGLLLRHVSAQLDIDTAILSKIERGERKATREQITKLADILELDKESLLIQYLSEKILYEIQDEDLGIQALKVAEKTIKYGVTKNK